From one Bordetella genomosp. 9 genomic stretch:
- a CDS encoding DUF445 domain-containing protein has product MKTWALASLLATLAGVGVSYAMGGQGLWAWVRAFCEAATIGALADWFAVVALFRRPLGLPIPHTAIIPSNKARIADNLSVFVRDHFLDPVSLLERLRVFDPATRLGQWLSDPRQARVVAGTARAWALRAMDLLDEQAVREGIHGFVVGKLRAWNAAQTAGELFELLARDGRHHALLDEALNRLAAYLEGEQVKERASALMVKYARKEWPRMAKALNLVRPVDDIADTLADRLARALLDELRDVLAQPDHPLRRDYEAWLGGYVTRLRDDPGLQAQVEQIKERIIGHEQVRAYVQGIWDEVRDALRRDLSSNDSALGRHLEQTLSALGRNLAAEPALRDAINQHVLAGAERLAAGLRQGITDHIAQTVRTWDERQFVDELELSIGRDLQYIRFNGMLVGGLIGLALHACVWAATAAGIFTAA; this is encoded by the coding sequence ATGAAGACCTGGGCCCTGGCGTCGCTGCTGGCGACGTTGGCGGGAGTGGGCGTCAGTTACGCCATGGGTGGGCAGGGATTATGGGCGTGGGTGCGCGCCTTCTGCGAAGCGGCGACGATAGGCGCGCTGGCCGATTGGTTCGCCGTGGTGGCGCTGTTTCGCCGGCCGCTGGGGCTGCCCATTCCGCACACCGCCATCATTCCCTCCAACAAGGCGCGCATCGCGGACAATCTGTCCGTCTTCGTGCGCGATCATTTCCTCGATCCCGTGTCGCTGCTGGAACGGCTGCGCGTGTTCGACCCGGCGACCCGGCTGGGACAGTGGCTGAGCGACCCGCGCCAGGCCCGCGTGGTGGCGGGCACGGCGCGCGCCTGGGCCTTGCGCGCGATGGACCTGCTGGACGAACAGGCGGTGCGGGAAGGCATCCACGGCTTCGTGGTGGGCAAGCTGCGCGCATGGAACGCCGCGCAGACGGCCGGCGAGCTGTTCGAGCTGCTGGCGCGCGACGGGCGCCATCACGCCCTGCTGGACGAGGCGCTCAACCGGCTGGCGGCCTACCTGGAGGGCGAACAGGTCAAGGAGCGCGCATCGGCGCTGATGGTCAAGTATGCGCGCAAGGAATGGCCGCGCATGGCCAAGGCGCTGAACCTGGTGCGGCCGGTGGACGATATCGCCGACACGCTGGCCGACCGGCTGGCGCGCGCGCTGCTGGATGAACTGCGCGACGTGCTGGCGCAGCCCGACCATCCGCTGCGGCGCGACTACGAGGCCTGGCTGGGCGGCTACGTCACGCGGCTGCGCGACGATCCGGGCCTGCAGGCGCAGGTGGAACAGATCAAGGAGCGCATCATCGGTCACGAGCAGGTGCGGGCCTACGTGCAGGGCATCTGGGACGAGGTGCGCGACGCCCTGCGGCGCGACCTGTCCAGCAACGATTCGGCGCTGGGCCGCCATCTGGAACAGACGCTGAGCGCGCTGGGGCGCAACCTGGCGGCCGAACCGGCCTTGCGCGACGCCATCAACCAGCATGTGCTGGCCGGCGCGGAACGCCTGGCCGCGGGCTTGCGCCAGGGCATCACGGACCATATCGCGCAGACGGTCCGCACATGGGACGAGCGCCAGTTCGTCGATGAGCTGGAGCTGAGCATCGGCCGCGATCTGCAGTACATCCGCTTCAACGGCATGCTGGTGGGCGGCCTGATCGGCCTGGCGCTGCATGCCTGCGTGTGGGCGGCGACCGCGGCCGGGATTTTCACGGCGGCGTAA
- a CDS encoding N-carbamoyl-D-amino-acid hydrolase, with translation MPHTSRARKFGLAVAQMGPVHLADSRQAVVKRLVEMLREAAARQATFVVFPELALTTFFPRYWMTEEEAVERYFERAMPNADVQPLFDAARELGVGFYLGYAELTAEGRRFNTAVLVDRSAKVVGKYRKVHLPGHDDHKPDAPFQHLEKKFFEVGNLGFPVWNTQDINVGMCICNDRRWPETWRAMSLQSAELIVLGYNTPSWNIHWTEPVHLRTFHHEIVLQASAYQNAVWIGAAAKCGSEDGFHMIGSSMIVAPSGEIVARASGEDDEVITAQIDLDLGATFRQHVFNFAKHRSPEQYRLIVERTGAGEPLPLPPEARG, from the coding sequence ATGCCCCACACTTCCCGCGCTCGTAAATTCGGATTGGCCGTGGCCCAGATGGGCCCGGTGCACCTGGCCGACTCCCGCCAGGCAGTCGTGAAGCGGCTGGTGGAGATGCTGCGTGAAGCCGCGGCCCGCCAGGCGACCTTCGTGGTGTTTCCCGAACTGGCCCTGACCACCTTCTTCCCGCGCTACTGGATGACGGAAGAAGAAGCGGTGGAACGCTACTTCGAACGCGCCATGCCCAATGCCGACGTGCAGCCGCTGTTCGACGCCGCGCGCGAACTCGGCGTGGGCTTCTACCTGGGCTATGCCGAACTGACCGCCGAAGGCCGCCGCTTCAACACGGCCGTGCTGGTCGACCGCAGCGCCAAGGTGGTGGGCAAATACCGCAAGGTGCATCTGCCCGGCCACGACGACCACAAGCCGGATGCGCCCTTCCAGCACCTGGAAAAGAAATTCTTCGAAGTCGGCAACCTGGGTTTCCCGGTATGGAATACGCAGGACATCAACGTCGGCATGTGCATCTGCAACGACCGCCGCTGGCCGGAGACCTGGCGCGCCATGTCGCTGCAGAGCGCCGAGCTGATCGTGCTGGGGTACAACACGCCGTCGTGGAACATCCACTGGACCGAGCCGGTGCACCTGCGCACTTTCCACCATGAAATCGTGCTGCAGGCCAGCGCCTACCAGAACGCCGTGTGGATAGGCGCGGCCGCCAAGTGCGGGTCGGAGGACGGCTTCCACATGATCGGCAGCTCCATGATCGTCGCGCCTTCCGGCGAGATCGTGGCGCGCGCCAGCGGCGAGGACGACGAAGTCATCACCGCGCAGATCGACCTGGACCTGGGCGCGACCTTCCGCCAGCACGTGTTCAACTTCGCCAAGCATCGCAGCCCGGAGCAATACCGCCTGATCGTCGAACGCACCGGCGCCGGCGAACCGCTGCCGCTGCCGCCCGAAGCGCGCGGTTGA
- a CDS encoding amidase, whose amino-acid sequence MTPTELPGLLEALRGFAAGTLDRDDYLRACAARADECEPWLKAFVTRVPAADLKAATQGPLAGIPVGVKDIIATAGLRTTNGSAMFADHVPMEDAAVVSAIKRLGGTVFGKTVTTEFAFRHPGATVNPWNPAHTPGGSSSGSAAAVAAGIVPLALGTQTMGSVVRPAAYCGVVGFKASFGAVPREGVHPLSGSLDHVGFMARCVDDIAYALACLGDPGYTLADGTDLAAFRLDPQGGLDPLPAPALAVVCAPGWDKVDAQQKALLEQVAATLRRAGASVEEVVLPEIGAPTLWPLQQILGFEALDIYGDLVARYPDRASARLKGLVDTSRDIARADYVRARRTQRELRAALSTRLSGYDAVLTVPASGEAPLGLDDTGDASWCAPWTFLGFPALSVPAGRSARGLPLGVQLVGTFGRDIATLRVAKWVESVLGQTA is encoded by the coding sequence ATGACGCCAACTGAACTGCCCGGCCTGCTCGAGGCCCTGCGTGGCTTCGCGGCGGGCACGCTCGACCGTGACGACTACCTGCGCGCCTGCGCCGCGCGTGCCGACGAATGCGAGCCGTGGCTCAAGGCTTTCGTCACCCGCGTGCCCGCGGCGGACCTGAAAGCCGCGACCCAAGGGCCGCTGGCCGGCATTCCCGTCGGCGTGAAGGACATCATCGCCACGGCGGGTTTGCGCACCACCAACGGGTCGGCGATGTTCGCCGATCACGTGCCCATGGAGGATGCGGCCGTGGTGTCGGCCATCAAGCGCCTGGGCGGTACGGTGTTTGGCAAGACCGTGACCACGGAGTTTGCTTTCCGTCACCCCGGCGCCACCGTCAATCCCTGGAATCCGGCCCACACGCCGGGCGGTTCGTCCAGCGGCTCGGCCGCGGCGGTCGCCGCGGGCATCGTGCCGCTGGCGCTGGGCACCCAGACGATGGGCTCCGTCGTGCGGCCCGCGGCATATTGCGGCGTGGTCGGTTTCAAGGCCAGCTTCGGCGCCGTGCCGCGCGAAGGCGTGCATCCCCTGTCCGGTTCGCTGGACCACGTCGGCTTCATGGCCCGCTGCGTCGACGACATCGCCTATGCCTTGGCGTGCCTGGGCGATCCCGGCTACACCCTGGCCGACGGCACGGACCTGGCGGCGTTCCGCCTGGATCCCCAAGGCGGGCTGGATCCCTTGCCCGCGCCCGCGCTGGCGGTCGTCTGCGCGCCCGGCTGGGACAAGGTGGACGCGCAGCAGAAGGCGCTGCTGGAACAGGTGGCGGCAACACTGCGGCGTGCGGGCGCGTCGGTGGAAGAAGTCGTGCTGCCTGAAATCGGCGCGCCGACGCTGTGGCCGCTGCAGCAGATACTCGGTTTCGAGGCGCTGGATATCTACGGCGACCTGGTGGCGCGCTACCCGGATCGCGCCAGCGCGCGTCTCAAGGGCCTGGTCGACACGTCGCGCGACATCGCGCGCGCCGACTACGTGCGGGCGCGGCGGACGCAGCGCGAGCTGCGCGCGGCCCTGTCCACGCGGCTGTCGGGCTATGACGCCGTGCTGACCGTTCCTGCGTCGGGCGAAGCGCCCCTGGGGCTGGACGATACCGGCGACGCGTCGTGGTGCGCCCCCTGGACATTCCTGGGCTTTCCCGCCCTGTCGGTGCCGGCCGGGCGCTCCGCGCGCGGCCTGCCCCTGGGCGTGCAGCTGGTGGGCACGTTCGGACGCGATATCGCCACGCTGCGCGTGGCCAAGTGGGTGGAGAGCGTCCTGGGTCAAACGGCCTGA